One Candidatus Omnitrophota bacterium DNA window includes the following coding sequences:
- a CDS encoding aldolase/citrate lyase family protein yields the protein MDLKNRLAKGAVTIGTWITLADCAVAEIMAKLGFDWLVVDTEHSQLSFAQAAELIRVVELCGVTPLVRVRQNDHDIIKRFMDAGAHGVLVPLVNSKADAQKCVNAVKYPPIGTRGAGLTRAQGYSLDFKKYRDWNQKKSIVIVQVEHIKAVENLEEIMSVEGVDGFIIGLYDLSASLGCPGDFSDTRVKSALKEIHRKSKKFGYLMGQHVVEPRPVLVKERVKEGVKFIGFGVDFLFLGEYTKKCLREIRSCL from the coding sequence ATGGATCTGAAGAACAGGCTCGCCAAAGGCGCCGTGACGATAGGCACATGGATTACTCTCGCGGACTGCGCGGTTGCCGAGATCATGGCCAAGTTAGGTTTTGACTGGTTGGTCGTAGACACTGAGCATAGCCAGCTTTCTTTTGCCCAGGCTGCTGAACTGATCAGGGTGGTCGAACTTTGCGGGGTAACCCCACTGGTGCGGGTCAGGCAGAATGATCATGATATTATTAAAAGATTTATGGATGCCGGAGCCCACGGTGTTTTGGTGCCGCTTGTTAATTCAAAGGCTGACGCCCAAAAGTGTGTCAATGCTGTGAAATATCCCCCTATTGGCACAAGAGGGGCAGGGCTCACCCGTGCGCAGGGTTATAGCCTTGATTTTAAAAAGTACAGGGACTGGAACCAGAAAAAAAGCATTGTTATTGTACAGGTGGAGCATATTAAAGCCGTTGAAAATCTTGAAGAGATCATGAGCGTTGAAGGCGTGGATGGTTTTATCATAGGGCTGTATGACCTTTCCGCTTCGCTGGGCTGTCCTGGGGATTTTTCCGATACCAGAGTGAAGTCTGCGCTTAAAGAGATCCATCGGAAATCAAAAAAGTTTGGTTATCTTATGGGCCAGCATGTTGTGGAGCCGCGGCCCGTCTTGGTCAAGGAGAGGGTAAAGGAGGGGGTTAAGTTTATAGGTTTTGGGGTGGATTTTCTCTTTTTGGGCGAATATACCAAAAAATGTTTAAGGGAGATTAGGAGTTGTCTATGA